One stretch of Prionailurus viverrinus isolate Anna chromosome C1, UM_Priviv_1.0, whole genome shotgun sequence DNA includes these proteins:
- the KCNQ4 gene encoding potassium voltage-gated channel subfamily KQT member 4 isoform X3, with product MIVVFGLEYIIRVWSAGCCCRYRGWQGRFRFARKPFCVIDSPRIPTAGPDARWLGELACPAPADFIVFVASVAVIAAGTQGNIFATSALRSMRFLQILRMVRMDRRGGTWKLLGSVVYAHSKELITAWYIGFLVLIFASFLVYLAEKDANSDFSSYADSLWWGTITLTTIGYGDKTPHTWLGRVLAAGFALLGISFFALPAVQEQHRQKHFEKRRMPAANLIQAAWRLYSTDTSRAYLTATWYYYDSILPSFRELALLFEHVQRARNGGLRPLEVRRAPVPDGAPSRYPPVATCHRPGSASFCPGESSRMAIKDRIRMGSSQRRTGPSKQHLAPPPMPTSPSSEQVGEATSPTKVQKSWSFNDRTRFRASLRLKPRTSAEEGPSEEVAEEKSYQCELTVDDVMPAVKTVIRSVRILKFLVAKRKFKETLRPYDVKDVIEQYSAGHLDMLGRIKSLQARVDQIVGRGPGDRKAREKGDKGPCDTEAVDEISMMGRVVKVEKQVQSIEHKLDLLLGFYSRCLRSGTSASLGTVQVPLFDPDITSDYHSPVDHEDISVSAQTLSISRSVSTNMD from the exons GCCTGTCCCGCCCCTGCAGACTTCATCGTGTTCGTGGCCTCGGTGGCCGTCATCGCCGCGGGCACGCAGGGCAACATCTTCGCCACGTCTGCGCTGCGCAGCATGCGCTTCCTGCAGATCCTCCGCATGGTGCGCATGGACCGCCGCGGCGGCACCTGGAAGCTGCTGGGCTCCGTGGTCTACGCGCACAGCAAG GAGCTGATCACCGCCTGGTACATCGGATTCCTGGTGCTCATCTTTGCCTCCTTCCTGGTCTATCTGGCCGAGAAGGACGCCAACTCTGACTTCTCCTCCTACGCCGACTCGCTCTGGTGGGGGACG ATCACACTGACAACCATTGGCTATGGTGACAAGACACCGCACACGTGGCTGGGCAGGGTCCTGGCTGCCGGCTTCGCCTTACTAGGCATCTCCTTCTTTGCCTTGCCTGCC GTGCAGGAGCAGCACCGGCAGAAGCACTTCGAGAAGAGGAGGATGCCTGCAGCTAACCTCATCCAG GCTGCGTGGCGCCTGTACTCCACCGACACGAGCCGGGCCTACCTGACGGCCACCTGGTACTACTATGACAGTATCCTCCCATCCTTCAG AGAGCTGGCCCTCTTGTTTGAGCACGTGCAACGGGCCCGCAATGGGGGCCTACGGCCCCTGGAGGTGCGGCGGGCGCCGGTACCCGATGGAGCACCCTCCCGTTACCCGCCCGTTGCCACCTGCCACCGGCCGGGCAGCGCCTCCTTCTGCCCTGGGGAAAG CAGCCGGATGGCCATCAAGGACCGCATCCGCATGGGCAGCTCCCAGCGACGGACGGGCCCCTCCAAGCAGCACCTGGCGCCTCCACCGATGCCCACCTCCCCGAGCAGCGAGCAGGTGGGTGAGGCCACCAGCCCCACCAAGGTACAGAAGAGCTGGAGCTTCAATGACCGCACCCGCTTCCGGGCCTCCCTGAGACTCAAACCCCGCACCTCTGCTGAGG AGGGCCCCTCGGAGGAAGTGGCAGAGGAGAAGAGCTACCAGTGTGAGCTCACAGTGGACGATGTCATGCCTGCCGTGAAGACGGTCATCCGCTCTGTCAG GATCCTGAAATTCCTGGTGGCCAAAAGGAAATTCAAGGAGACGCTGCGACCGTATGACGTGAAGGACGTCATCGAGCAGTACTCTGCCGGGCACCTGGACATGCTGGGCCGGATCAAGAGCCTGCAGGCTCG GGTGGACCAGATTgtgggccgggggccgggggacCGGAAGGCCCGAGAGAAGGGAGACAAGGGGCCCTGTGACACGGAGGCAGTGGATGAGATCAGTATGATGGGACGCGTGGTCAAGGTGGAGAAGCAG GTGCAGTCCATCGAGCACAAGCTGGACCTGCTGTTGGGCTTCTACTCGCGCTGCCTGCGCTCTGGCACCTCGGCCAGCCTGGGCACCGTGCAAGTGCCGCTCTTCGACCCCGACATCACCTCCGACTACCATAGCCCTGTGGACCACGAGGACATCTCCGTCTCCGCACAGACGCTCAGCATCTCCCGCTCGGTCAGCACCAACATGGACTGA
- the KCNQ4 gene encoding potassium voltage-gated channel subfamily KQT member 4 isoform X2: protein MIVVFGLEYIIRVWSAGCCCRYRGWQGRFRFARKPFCVIDSPRIPTAGPDARWLGELACPAPADFIVFVASVAVIAAGTQGNIFATSALRSMRFLQILRMVRMDRRGGTWKLLGSVVYAHSKELITAWYIGFLVLIFASFLVYLAEKDANSDFSSYADSLWWGTITLTTIGYGDKTPHTWLGRVLAAGFALLGISFFALPAGILGSGFALKVQEQHRQKHFEKRRMPAANLIQAAWRLYSTDTSRAYLTATWYYYDSILPSFRELALLFEHVQRARNGGLRPLEVRRAPVPDGAPSRYPPVATCHRPGSASFCPGESSRMAIKDRIRMGSSQRRTGPSKQHLAPPPMPTSPSSEQVGEATSPTKVQKSWSFNDRTRFRASLRLKPRTSAEEGPSEEVAEEKSYQCELTVDDVMPAVKTVIRSVRILKFLVAKRKFKETLRPYDVKDVIEQYSAGHLDMLGRIKSLQARVDQIVGRGPGDRKAREKGDKGPCDTEAVDEISMMGRVVKVEKQVQSIEHKLDLLLGFYSRCLRSGTSASLGTVQVPLFDPDITSDYHSPVDHEDISVSAQTLSISRSVSTNMD from the exons GCCTGTCCCGCCCCTGCAGACTTCATCGTGTTCGTGGCCTCGGTGGCCGTCATCGCCGCGGGCACGCAGGGCAACATCTTCGCCACGTCTGCGCTGCGCAGCATGCGCTTCCTGCAGATCCTCCGCATGGTGCGCATGGACCGCCGCGGCGGCACCTGGAAGCTGCTGGGCTCCGTGGTCTACGCGCACAGCAAG GAGCTGATCACCGCCTGGTACATCGGATTCCTGGTGCTCATCTTTGCCTCCTTCCTGGTCTATCTGGCCGAGAAGGACGCCAACTCTGACTTCTCCTCCTACGCCGACTCGCTCTGGTGGGGGACG ATCACACTGACAACCATTGGCTATGGTGACAAGACACCGCACACGTGGCTGGGCAGGGTCCTGGCTGCCGGCTTCGCCTTACTAGGCATCTCCTTCTTTGCCTTGCCTGCC GGCATCCTTGGCTCTGGCTTTGCCCTGAAGGTGCAGGAGCAGCACCGGCAGAAGCACTTCGAGAAGAGGAGGATGCCTGCAGCTAACCTCATCCAG GCTGCGTGGCGCCTGTACTCCACCGACACGAGCCGGGCCTACCTGACGGCCACCTGGTACTACTATGACAGTATCCTCCCATCCTTCAG AGAGCTGGCCCTCTTGTTTGAGCACGTGCAACGGGCCCGCAATGGGGGCCTACGGCCCCTGGAGGTGCGGCGGGCGCCGGTACCCGATGGAGCACCCTCCCGTTACCCGCCCGTTGCCACCTGCCACCGGCCGGGCAGCGCCTCCTTCTGCCCTGGGGAAAG CAGCCGGATGGCCATCAAGGACCGCATCCGCATGGGCAGCTCCCAGCGACGGACGGGCCCCTCCAAGCAGCACCTGGCGCCTCCACCGATGCCCACCTCCCCGAGCAGCGAGCAGGTGGGTGAGGCCACCAGCCCCACCAAGGTACAGAAGAGCTGGAGCTTCAATGACCGCACCCGCTTCCGGGCCTCCCTGAGACTCAAACCCCGCACCTCTGCTGAGG AGGGCCCCTCGGAGGAAGTGGCAGAGGAGAAGAGCTACCAGTGTGAGCTCACAGTGGACGATGTCATGCCTGCCGTGAAGACGGTCATCCGCTCTGTCAG GATCCTGAAATTCCTGGTGGCCAAAAGGAAATTCAAGGAGACGCTGCGACCGTATGACGTGAAGGACGTCATCGAGCAGTACTCTGCCGGGCACCTGGACATGCTGGGCCGGATCAAGAGCCTGCAGGCTCG GGTGGACCAGATTgtgggccgggggccgggggacCGGAAGGCCCGAGAGAAGGGAGACAAGGGGCCCTGTGACACGGAGGCAGTGGATGAGATCAGTATGATGGGACGCGTGGTCAAGGTGGAGAAGCAG GTGCAGTCCATCGAGCACAAGCTGGACCTGCTGTTGGGCTTCTACTCGCGCTGCCTGCGCTCTGGCACCTCGGCCAGCCTGGGCACCGTGCAAGTGCCGCTCTTCGACCCCGACATCACCTCCGACTACCATAGCCCTGTGGACCACGAGGACATCTCCGTCTCCGCACAGACGCTCAGCATCTCCCGCTCGGTCAGCACCAACATGGACTGA